Proteins encoded in a region of the Deefgea piscis genome:
- a CDS encoding PA4780 family RIO1-like protein kinase, which yields MKTPKRLEPLVEDGLVDEVLRQLMSGKEATVYVVRCGDEVRCAKVYKDANHRSFKKNAAYQEGRKVKNSRQARAMEKGSRYGRQMQEEEWQNAEVDNLYRLAAAGVRVPTPYICFEGVLLMELVTGEDGNAAPRLNDVEMSAELARVYHGELLKQVVLMLCAGVIHGDLSEYNILVDEHGPVIIDLPQAVDAAGNNQAAAMLERDVDNLAEYFGQFAPELNGSQYGKEIWKLYEGGLLHPEVQLTGKIKQDHRKVDVRGVLREVEHVKEEHLQRQLPDFQP from the coding sequence ATGAAAACACCAAAGAGATTAGAACCATTGGTGGAAGATGGTTTGGTTGACGAAGTCTTGCGTCAATTAATGAGTGGCAAAGAGGCCACTGTTTATGTCGTGCGTTGTGGCGATGAAGTTCGGTGCGCTAAGGTATATAAAGACGCCAACCATCGCAGCTTTAAAAAAAATGCCGCCTATCAAGAGGGCCGCAAAGTAAAAAATAGCCGCCAAGCTAGAGCGATGGAAAAAGGTTCTCGTTATGGTCGGCAAATGCAAGAAGAAGAGTGGCAAAATGCGGAAGTCGATAATCTGTATCGCTTAGCGGCTGCTGGTGTGCGTGTGCCAACTCCGTATATCTGTTTTGAAGGCGTGCTGTTGATGGAGTTGGTGACGGGTGAAGATGGAAATGCGGCCCCTCGCTTAAATGATGTCGAAATGAGTGCTGAACTTGCTCGTGTCTATCATGGCGAGTTACTTAAGCAGGTCGTTTTAATGCTTTGTGCTGGGGTGATTCATGGCGATTTGTCAGAATACAATATTCTGGTGGATGAGCATGGTCCCGTTATTATTGATTTGCCACAGGCCGTCGACGCCGCAGGTAATAATCAAGCTGCCGCAATGTTAGAGCGCGATGTGGATAATCTGGCTGAGTATTTTGGACAGTTTGCGCCTGAACTAAACGGTTCGCAGTACGGTAAAGAAATTTGGAAATTGTATGAGGGCGGCTTGCTGCATCCCGAAGTGCAACTCACAGGTAAAATTAAGCAAGATCATCGTAAAGTAGATGTGCGTGGTGTTTTGCGAGAGGTTGAGCATGTGAAAGAAGAGCATCTGCAGCGCCAGCTGCCAGATTTTCAGCCATAA
- a CDS encoding sodium-dependent transporter, with amino-acid sequence MSASRDGFTSTFGVLVATLGSAVGLGNIWKFPYMTGTNGGASFLVVYVLATLLVALPVMIAEIMLGRASRANAVTTFEVLAPKKQRFWPVIGYMSLISAVLILAFYTGVAGWVFAYIFKSITGSIHSTDPASAKAAFGALVSNPLEALFWQWVVLAWAGTIIMMGVSKGIEAAAKKLMPILFLLLILLCIRSLTLPGAMEGVKFLFAPDFSKITASVMLTAVGLAFFKLSIGMGTMLTYGSYFRTEQNIPLTATRVMLADLSVSLLAGLAIFPAVFSFGFEPAAGPSLVFMTIPAVFASMPFGQFFMALFFVLAAIAATGAILSIMEVPVAMLSERFKFSRKKATLLTLGVIGLFGIPASLSSSLTASWTLFGLNPFDLFDYISSNILMPIGGILICLFVGWVYGLPQLQKQLSNDGQLNNGLVIKAVFILVRYITPTLILVIMLKGLGLI; translated from the coding sequence ATGAGCGCAAGTCGCGATGGTTTCACCTCCACATTTGGTGTCTTAGTCGCCACACTAGGTTCCGCAGTTGGTTTAGGTAATATCTGGAAGTTCCCCTATATGACCGGCACAAATGGCGGCGCGAGTTTTTTAGTGGTTTACGTCCTGGCCACTTTATTAGTCGCCCTCCCTGTTATGATTGCTGAAATTATGCTTGGACGCGCCTCTCGCGCCAATGCGGTCACCACATTTGAAGTACTCGCACCGAAAAAACAGCGTTTTTGGCCCGTGATTGGCTATATGAGCTTAATTTCGGCGGTACTGATCTTAGCCTTTTACACTGGTGTTGCTGGCTGGGTGTTTGCCTATATCTTCAAATCAATCACCGGCAGCATCCACAGCACAGACCCCGCCAGCGCTAAAGCAGCATTTGGCGCCCTGGTTTCCAATCCGCTAGAAGCCTTATTTTGGCAATGGGTGGTATTAGCATGGGCAGGCACCATCATTATGATGGGCGTTTCCAAAGGCATTGAAGCTGCAGCCAAAAAATTAATGCCCATTTTGTTTTTGCTATTAATTTTATTGTGCATCCGTAGCTTGACGCTGCCAGGCGCAATGGAAGGCGTGAAATTTTTGTTTGCGCCTGACTTTAGCAAAATTACCGCCTCGGTCATGCTGACTGCTGTTGGCTTAGCTTTTTTCAAGCTATCGATCGGCATGGGCACCATGCTCACGTATGGCAGCTACTTCCGCACAGAACAAAACATTCCATTAACGGCCACTCGCGTGATGCTGGCTGATTTATCCGTATCATTACTGGCGGGTTTAGCGATTTTCCCTGCGGTGTTTTCATTTGGTTTTGAGCCGGCAGCCGGTCCATCGCTGGTATTTATGACCATCCCAGCCGTCTTTGCTAGCATGCCTTTTGGGCAGTTTTTTATGGCGCTGTTTTTTGTTTTGGCCGCCATTGCAGCAACGGGTGCGATTTTATCGATCATGGAAGTGCCGGTAGCCATGCTGTCTGAACGCTTTAAATTCAGTCGCAAAAAAGCCACTTTACTCACATTAGGGGTGATTGGCTTATTTGGGATTCCGGCGTCGCTATCATCTTCACTGACCGCCAGCTGGACTTTATTTGGCTTAAATCCATTCGATCTTTTTGACTACATCAGCTCAAACATTTTAATGCCAATTGGCGGCATCTTGATTTGTCTATTTGTCGGCTGGGTTTATGGCTTGCCACAGCTACAAAAACAACTGAGCAATGATGGGCAACTCAATAATGGCCTTGTCATTAAAGCCGTGTTTATTTTGGTTCGCTACATTACACCAACACTGATTCTAGTCATCATGCTTAAAGGACTTGGACTTATCTAG
- a CDS encoding glycine zipper 2TM domain-containing protein, whose product MKSIFKWCSTVVLGIVLAGCAGMGMNQQQTYEVQQGVIEQISLVPLTHSDQLGVGAILGGAAGAGLGSLIGAGTGRDVAMAVGAIAGAVAGKYGENRYDGNQQGQQVVVRLNSGVLVVVTQPYEANIYKGQRVYIEGSGSSARIAPM is encoded by the coding sequence ATGAAAAGCATATTTAAATGGTGTTCGACTGTGGTGCTTGGCATTGTTTTGGCAGGCTGCGCAGGGATGGGTATGAATCAGCAGCAAACTTATGAAGTCCAGCAAGGGGTAATCGAACAAATTTCTTTGGTACCTTTAACGCATTCCGATCAATTGGGGGTAGGGGCGATTTTAGGGGGTGCAGCAGGTGCGGGGTTGGGTAGTTTGATTGGCGCAGGTACTGGGCGTGATGTTGCGATGGCAGTGGGGGCGATCGCCGGTGCGGTGGCAGGGAAGTATGGCGAAAATCGTTATGATGGCAATCAGCAAGGGCAACAAGTTGTTGTGCGCTTAAATAGTGGTGTGTTGGTGGTGGTGACTCAGCCGTATGAAGCCAATATTTATAAAGGCCAGCGTGTTTATATTGAGGGCTCTGGCTCAAGTGCGCGTATTGCACCGATGTAA
- the alaS gene encoding alanine--tRNA ligase has protein sequence MTSAQIRQKFLDFFASKGHQIVASSSLIPLNDPTILFTNAGMNQFKDVFLGFDKRSYTRATSSQKCVRAGGKHNDLENVGYTARHHTFFEMLGNFSFGDYFKRDAIFFAWEFLTGPEWLAIPKEKLMVTVYATDDEAFDIWNQEIGIPSDRIVRIGDNKGPGVSDNFWQMGDTGPCGPCTEIFYDHGAHHWGGPPGSAEEDGDRFIEIWNNVFMQFNRDEAGVLHPLPKPSVDTGMGLERISAVMQGVHANYEIDLFQHLLAAAKRETGAADADSPSLRVIADHIRSCAFLIADGALPANDGRGYVLRRIIRRAVRHGYKLGQKGHFFHKLVAPLAEVMGDAYPELRQRQEHIVEALKNEEEIFGRTLENGMALLDTVLAGGKQVLDGDVAFKLSDTYGFPIDLTADVCRERNVTVDIAGFEAALDVQRKQSKAAGSFKMTAGLAYEGEASCFHGYTEASRSAKVLALYKGSEPVQTLENGDEGVIVLDHTPFYAESGGQAGDVGVIAGPGVFNVTDTQKVKADVFGHQGQIISGSLNVGDEVTASIDIAKRQASQRNHSATHLLHAALREVLGTHVEQKGSLVNAERTRFDFSHPKAVTADEIAKIESLVNHVIMANEEAQVRLMSYDDAIKFGAMALFGEKYGDEVRVLKMGDFSTELCGGTHVKRTGDIGLFKIVAESGIAAGVRRIEAITGTAALAAVQAQDAELKTATSIVGAHPGELIGKLEKLQLDLKAAQKEVSTLKGQMAFGQLDQLIGVGLRTINGVKCIGSVVEDVDPATLREMSNKLMDRLGSGIALLACVSEGKVSLIARVSPDLTSKIKAGELVNIAAQLVGGKGGGRPDIAQAGGTEPAKLQEAMQAAAVWVESKL, from the coding sequence ATGACATCCGCTCAGATTCGCCAAAAGTTCTTGGACTTTTTTGCCAGCAAGGGCCACCAAATTGTGGCGTCATCCAGCTTAATTCCTTTGAATGACCCGACCATTTTGTTCACCAATGCTGGGATGAACCAATTTAAAGACGTTTTTTTAGGTTTTGATAAACGCTCGTACACTCGCGCCACCTCAAGCCAAAAATGCGTTCGCGCAGGCGGCAAACATAACGACTTAGAAAACGTCGGCTATACCGCGCGCCACCACACCTTTTTTGAAATGCTAGGTAATTTCTCCTTTGGCGATTACTTCAAGCGCGATGCCATCTTCTTTGCTTGGGAATTTTTGACTGGCCCAGAATGGCTAGCCATTCCCAAAGAAAAACTAATGGTTACCGTGTACGCCACGGACGACGAGGCCTTTGATATTTGGAATCAAGAAATTGGCATCCCGAGCGATCGCATCGTTCGCATTGGTGACAATAAAGGCCCTGGCGTATCGGATAACTTCTGGCAAATGGGCGACACCGGTCCTTGTGGCCCATGTACCGAAATTTTTTACGATCATGGCGCGCATCACTGGGGTGGCCCTCCAGGATCGGCAGAAGAAGACGGTGACCGTTTCATCGAAATCTGGAACAACGTGTTTATGCAATTTAACCGCGATGAAGCGGGTGTCTTGCATCCACTACCAAAACCATCGGTAGACACCGGCATGGGCTTGGAGCGTATTTCTGCGGTCATGCAAGGTGTGCACGCCAATTACGAAATCGATTTGTTCCAACATCTGCTCGCTGCAGCGAAACGTGAAACCGGCGCAGCGGATGCCGATTCGCCATCGCTACGCGTCATTGCCGACCATATTCGCTCTTGTGCGTTCTTGATCGCCGACGGTGCTTTACCGGCCAACGATGGCCGTGGCTATGTATTGCGCCGGATTATTCGCCGCGCAGTGCGTCATGGTTATAAGCTTGGTCAAAAAGGCCACTTCTTCCACAAGCTGGTTGCGCCATTGGCTGAAGTCATGGGTGATGCGTACCCAGAATTGCGTCAACGCCAAGAACACATCGTTGAGGCCCTCAAAAACGAAGAAGAAATCTTCGGCCGCACACTTGAAAACGGCATGGCTTTACTCGACACCGTTCTGGCCGGCGGCAAGCAAGTACTCGATGGCGATGTGGCATTCAAATTATCTGACACCTACGGCTTCCCGATTGACTTGACTGCTGACGTCTGCCGCGAGCGCAATGTCACCGTTGATATTGCTGGTTTTGAAGCCGCACTGGATGTTCAACGCAAGCAATCCAAAGCTGCAGGCTCATTTAAAATGACGGCAGGATTGGCCTACGAAGGCGAGGCATCGTGCTTCCACGGTTACACCGAAGCTAGCCGTTCAGCTAAAGTGTTAGCACTGTACAAAGGCAGCGAACCAGTTCAAACACTAGAGAATGGCGACGAAGGCGTGATCGTACTCGATCACACGCCGTTCTATGCCGAATCCGGTGGTCAAGCTGGTGATGTTGGCGTGATTGCTGGCCCTGGCGTATTTAATGTGACCGACACACAAAAAGTGAAAGCCGATGTATTTGGTCATCAAGGCCAAATCATCAGCGGCTCGCTCAATGTCGGCGACGAAGTCACTGCCAGTATCGACATTGCCAAACGCCAAGCCAGCCAACGCAATCACTCGGCGACGCATTTATTGCACGCAGCGCTACGCGAAGTACTTGGTACGCACGTAGAGCAAAAAGGCTCGCTGGTGAATGCCGAACGCACACGTTTTGACTTTTCACACCCGAAAGCGGTCACTGCGGACGAAATCGCCAAAATCGAAAGCTTGGTCAATCACGTCATCATGGCTAACGAAGAAGCCCAAGTGCGCTTAATGAGCTACGACGACGCCATTAAATTTGGCGCGATGGCCTTGTTTGGCGAAAAGTACGGCGATGAAGTGCGCGTTTTGAAAATGGGCGACTTCTCGACGGAACTTTGTGGCGGTACGCACGTTAAACGCACTGGCGATATCGGCCTATTCAAAATCGTCGCCGAAAGCGGCATTGCGGCCGGTGTACGCCGGATTGAAGCCATCACTGGCACCGCTGCGCTCGCCGCAGTGCAAGCCCAAGACGCTGAACTGAAAACCGCAACGTCTATCGTTGGCGCACATCCAGGCGAATTGATTGGCAAATTGGAAAAACTGCAACTTGACCTGAAAGCGGCGCAAAAAGAAGTCAGCACGCTCAAAGGTCAAATGGCGTTTGGCCAATTGGACCAACTGATTGGCGTTGGGCTACGCACCATCAATGGCGTGAAATGTATTGGCAGCGTGGTAGAAGACGTTGATCCAGCTACTTTGCGTGAAATGAGCAATAAATTGATGGATAGACTGGGCAGCGGCATCGCCCTACTCGCTTGTGTCTCTGAAGGTAAAGTCAGCCTGATCGCCCGTGTTTCGCCAGATCTCACCAGCAAAATCAAAGCCGGTGAACTGGTCAATATCGCGGCACAACTGGTTGGCGGCAAAGGCGGCGGACGCCCTGACATCGCTCAAGCAGGTGGCACTGAGCCCGCCAAACTGCAAGAAGCCATGCAAGCGGCCGCAGTCTGGGTTGAGAGCAAATTGTAA
- a CDS encoding S66 family peptidase has protein sequence MTGDKLQRGDKICVIAPSRSLGIISQHVIELATTRLNEIGLEVCFSKNCHQMDEFHSSSIEARIDDLHTAFSDKTVKGILTAIGGHNSNQLLNKIDYSIIKSNPKILCGFSDITALSNAIYTKTELITYNGPHFSTLGMAQELDYTIEYFKKCLMSENGYSITPSQYWSDDEWYINQDQRDFYPNTGYQVINTGQASGTIIGGNLCTFNLLQGSCFLPEPENAILFLEEDNLLELNTLSEFDRNLQSIIHLKSFHSVKGIVIGRFQTASQITLEQICKLIHSKPELNSIPVICNLDFGHTTPQLTFPIGGEAEIIATSTRCEIMIKKH, from the coding sequence ATGACAGGAGACAAATTGCAGCGCGGCGATAAAATCTGTGTGATTGCACCATCAAGAAGCCTTGGCATCATTTCTCAGCACGTGATCGAACTCGCCACTACAAGGCTCAATGAAATCGGCTTAGAAGTTTGTTTTTCTAAAAATTGCCATCAAATGGATGAGTTTCACTCATCATCGATTGAAGCTAGAATTGACGATCTGCATACTGCGTTTTCTGATAAAACCGTTAAAGGTATTTTGACTGCAATTGGCGGCCACAACTCAAATCAATTACTGAATAAAATTGATTATTCAATCATCAAATCTAACCCCAAAATACTGTGTGGATTTTCAGATATCACGGCTTTAAGCAATGCCATTTATACAAAAACAGAGCTCATTACCTATAACGGACCACATTTTTCGACATTAGGCATGGCGCAAGAGCTTGATTACACCATCGAATATTTTAAAAAATGTTTAATGAGTGAGAATGGATATTCAATCACGCCATCCCAATATTGGTCGGATGATGAGTGGTACATCAATCAAGATCAACGTGATTTCTATCCCAACACAGGATATCAGGTCATTAATACAGGCCAAGCATCAGGAACGATTATTGGTGGAAATTTATGCACTTTCAATTTATTGCAAGGCAGTTGCTTTTTACCAGAACCAGAAAATGCAATTTTATTCCTCGAGGAAGATAATCTGCTGGAGCTGAATACACTCAGTGAATTTGACCGTAATTTACAATCTATCATCCATCTAAAATCATTTCATTCTGTAAAAGGTATTGTGATTGGTCGGTTTCAAACAGCGTCACAGATTACGCTCGAACAAATTTGTAAACTGATTCACTCAAAACCTGAATTGAATTCAATCCCCGTCATATGCAACCTTGATTTTGGACATACAACACCACAACTCACCTTCCCAATCGGTGGCGAGGCTGAAATTATCGCAACAAGCACGCGTTGTGAAATAATGATCAAAAAGCACTAA
- a CDS encoding DUF1653 domain-containing protein, with protein MTPRPELALGEYQHYKGNRYQVIDLARHSETTEWMVVYRPLYGEGALWVRPYSMFIENVIIDGATLARFSKVAD; from the coding sequence ATGACCCCACGTCCAGAACTCGCCCTTGGCGAATATCAGCATTACAAAGGCAATCGCTACCAAGTCATCGACTTGGCACGGCACAGTGAAACGACAGAATGGATGGTGGTGTATCGGCCACTGTATGGCGAAGGCGCTTTGTGGGTGCGGCCGTACTCAATGTTTATAGAGAACGTGATCATTGATGGCGCTACTCTCGCACGGTTTAGTAAAGTGGCGGATTAA
- a CDS encoding adenylosuccinate synthase has product MSKNVVVIGTQWGDEGKGKIVDWLTDHAQGVVRFQGGHNAGHTLWVGGKKTVLRLIPSGILHAGKACFIGNGVVISPTALLQEIDELSAAGIDVASRLTISEACPLILPYHIAIDQAREAAKGEKKIGTTGRGIGPAYEDKVARRSIRVQDLYHPERFAAKLLENLDWYNFALKNYFNAPTLDFQTVYDETMAYAERIRPMVGDVSRTLYDMNKAGEPLLFEGAQGTLLDVDHGTYPFVTSSNCVAGAAAPGAGVAPQMLQYVLGIVKAYTTRVGSGPFPTELFDDVGAGLAERGHEFGSVTGRARRCGWFDAAALKRSIQINGVSGLCVTKLDVMDSIETIKLCTGYMLNGKAIDILPIGAENIALCEPIYEEMPGWSESTFGVKKFEELPLNAQNYLKRIAEICEAPIAIISTGPDRDETIVLQHPYQD; this is encoded by the coding sequence ATGAGCAAAAATGTCGTCGTAATCGGCACACAATGGGGTGACGAGGGTAAGGGTAAGATTGTTGACTGGTTAACGGATCACGCCCAAGGTGTGGTGCGCTTTCAAGGCGGTCATAACGCAGGCCATACATTGTGGGTTGGCGGTAAAAAAACAGTTTTGCGCTTGATTCCATCGGGCATCTTGCATGCAGGTAAAGCCTGCTTTATCGGTAATGGCGTGGTGATTTCTCCGACGGCCTTGCTGCAAGAAATTGATGAGCTTAGCGCAGCCGGCATTGACGTTGCCAGCCGTTTGACCATTTCTGAAGCTTGCCCATTGATTTTGCCGTACCACATTGCCATCGACCAAGCGCGTGAAGCGGCTAAGGGCGAGAAAAAAATTGGCACGACAGGTCGTGGTATTGGCCCAGCGTACGAAGACAAAGTGGCGCGTCGCTCAATTCGCGTGCAAGATTTATACCATCCAGAACGCTTTGCAGCTAAATTGCTGGAAAACCTCGATTGGTACAACTTTGCATTGAAGAACTACTTCAACGCACCGACGCTCGATTTCCAAACTGTTTACGATGAAACCATGGCCTACGCCGAGCGCATTCGCCCAATGGTTGGCGATGTATCGCGTACCTTGTATGACATGAATAAAGCTGGCGAGCCATTGTTGTTTGAAGGCGCGCAAGGCACCTTGCTTGACGTCGATCACGGTACTTACCCATTTGTGACTTCAAGTAACTGTGTTGCCGGTGCTGCTGCGCCGGGCGCGGGCGTTGCACCACAAATGTTGCAATACGTATTGGGCATTGTGAAGGCCTACACCACCCGTGTTGGCTCTGGTCCATTCCCGACTGAATTGTTCGACGACGTTGGCGCAGGCTTGGCTGAACGCGGTCACGAGTTCGGGTCGGTAACGGGTCGTGCACGTCGTTGTGGTTGGTTTGACGCTGCAGCGCTGAAACGCTCAATTCAAATCAACGGTGTTTCAGGTTTGTGTGTGACCAAACTTGACGTGATGGATTCGATCGAAACCATTAAATTGTGTACTGGTTATATGTTGAATGGCAAAGCCATCGACATCTTGCCAATTGGCGCAGAAAACATTGCCTTGTGCGAGCCAATCTACGAAGAAATGCCAGGTTGGTCTGAATCGACATTCGGCGTGAAAAAATTCGAAGAATTGCCATTGAACGCGCAAAACTATCTGAAACGCATCGCAGAAATCTGCGAAGCGCCAATCGCCATTATTTCGACTGGCCCAGATCGCGACGAAACCATCGTTCTGCAACACCCATACCAAGACTAA
- a CDS encoding ATP phosphoribosyltransferase regulatory subunit — translation MRNWILPEYISDVLPMESRQLETLRRSLLDLYARYGYEQVEPPLVEYVESLFTQDDSALDLKTFKLVDELSGRQMGLRADITPQVARIDAHILNRKGVARLCYAGSVVTTRPDGLMSNRQPRQIGAEIYGCASIGADIEAIELMFASLALTGVTDFCLEIGHIGLFNAMADVAHWPNDARQAAFNALQQKDVPALEALTADLSPELRQGILALPLCYGGSDVLVRARQALPAIDAVTAALDALHELEAALLNRGMSVRFDLAESPGSYYHTGLVFNAYANGFASAVARGGRYDRVGEKFGRSRPATGFSLDLRALTSLPFPTHQAAILAPQSDDMALIEVIRTLRNAGEIVIVDLGVDVTEVHINRSLQLINGQWQVVPLQ, via the coding sequence ATGCGCAACTGGATCCTACCCGAATACATTTCCGATGTACTCCCTATGGAGTCGCGTCAACTTGAAACGCTACGTCGTTCCTTACTCGATCTTTATGCTCGGTATGGCTATGAGCAAGTTGAGCCACCGCTGGTTGAGTATGTCGAATCACTCTTTACGCAAGACGATAGCGCACTCGATTTAAAAACCTTTAAATTGGTCGATGAGTTGTCGGGCCGTCAAATGGGCTTGCGTGCCGACATCACGCCGCAAGTTGCACGAATTGACGCGCATATCTTGAATCGCAAAGGTGTTGCGCGCTTGTGCTATGCCGGATCGGTAGTGACCACGCGACCAGATGGCTTGATGTCGAATCGTCAGCCGCGTCAAATCGGTGCTGAAATTTATGGTTGTGCCAGTATTGGTGCGGATATTGAAGCGATCGAATTAATGTTTGCCAGTTTGGCTTTAACTGGCGTGACTGATTTTTGTCTTGAGATTGGACACATCGGTTTATTTAACGCGATGGCCGATGTAGCGCATTGGCCAAATGATGCTAGACAAGCGGCATTTAACGCTTTGCAGCAAAAAGATGTACCGGCATTAGAAGCGCTGACTGCCGATTTGTCGCCAGAGTTGCGCCAAGGCATTTTGGCTTTGCCGCTTTGCTATGGTGGCAGCGATGTGCTGGTCCGCGCTCGTCAAGCCTTGCCTGCCATTGATGCGGTCACTGCGGCGTTGGATGCTTTGCATGAATTAGAGGCCGCATTGCTCAATCGCGGAATGAGTGTGCGCTTTGATTTGGCCGAGTCGCCAGGTAGTTACTACCATACCGGCTTGGTATTTAATGCTTACGCCAATGGCTTTGCCAGCGCCGTGGCGCGTGGCGGGCGTTATGACCGTGTCGGTGAAAAATTTGGTCGCTCACGTCCGGCAACTGGGTTTAGTTTGGATTTACGTGCATTGACTTCATTGCCATTTCCAACGCATCAGGCCGCGATCTTAGCGCCGCAAAGTGACGATATGGCGTTGATTGAGGTGATACGCACATTGCGTAATGCCGGTGAAATTGTGATCGTAGATTTGGGCGTTGATGTCACAGAAGTGCATATTAACCGCTCATTGCAATTGATTAATGGTCAATGGCAGGTTGTGCCATTGCAATAA
- the hflC gene encoding protease modulator HflC, producing MNRILPVLSAVMLVLFLASLCLFTVDQRQYAVIFQFSEAKRVIKDPGIHFKLPFVQDVRYFDKRIQTIDENMPARIQTIEKMNVNVNSYIKYQIFDVEKYYKAVGMDERKAVDRLRNTVNNMLRDEFGKHTVQDVISGKRDKVMEYVGKVANIDAERIGIRVIDVRIKQVDFEPSTLNSVYERMQSERKAVANQLRAEGSADAEKIKADADKQREVIMADAYNKAQQLKGAGDAKAAAIYSDAYGKTPEFYAFYKSLDAYKQSFGKKSDLMVVDPSSDFFKYMKNPRAGSGK from the coding sequence ATGAATCGTATTCTTCCTGTGTTATCAGCGGTAATGCTGGTGTTATTTTTAGCTTCATTGTGTTTGTTTACTGTAGATCAACGTCAATATGCCGTGATTTTCCAGTTTTCTGAAGCTAAACGGGTCATTAAAGATCCTGGTATTCATTTCAAATTACCATTTGTACAAGATGTTCGTTATTTTGATAAGCGCATTCAAACCATCGATGAGAATATGCCTGCACGGATTCAAACCATTGAAAAAATGAATGTGAATGTAAATAGCTACATCAAATACCAGATTTTCGATGTAGAGAAATACTACAAAGCTGTCGGTATGGATGAGCGCAAAGCGGTAGATCGACTTCGCAATACCGTGAACAACATGCTGCGTGATGAATTTGGTAAGCACACCGTACAAGATGTGATTTCGGGCAAACGCGATAAGGTGATGGAATATGTTGGCAAAGTGGCCAATATTGATGCCGAACGTATTGGTATCCGTGTCATTGATGTCCGTATCAAGCAAGTTGATTTTGAGCCAAGCACTTTAAACTCGGTGTATGAGCGGATGCAATCTGAGCGTAAAGCCGTGGCCAATCAATTACGTGCAGAAGGTAGTGCTGATGCTGAAAAAATTAAAGCCGATGCTGATAAACAGCGCGAAGTAATCATGGCAGATGCGTATAATAAGGCGCAGCAACTTAAGGGTGCTGGTGATGCTAAGGCGGCAGCGATATACTCGGATGCTTATGGCAAAACCCCTGAGTTCTATGCTTTTTATAAGAGTCTAGATGCTTACAAACAAAGTTTTGGTAAGAAAAGCGACTTGATGGTGGTTGATCCAAGTTCGGACTTTTTCAAATACATGAAAAATCCACGTGCTGGATCAGGCAAATAA